The proteins below are encoded in one region of Desulfomonilaceae bacterium:
- a CDS encoding (2Fe-2S)-binding protein — protein sequence MAEKTDGRNFLKVKLNVNRKEYTVAVPPDTPLLWVIRDEIGLTGTKYGCGISVCGACTVHVDGKAVRSCRTHVSDVVEKEITTIEGLSADGNHPVQKAWIEEDVPQCGYCHSGQIMTAAALLAENPAPSDEDIDVAMSNNICRCGTYQRIRSAIHRASAMTTEGELKK from the coding sequence ATGGCGGAGAAAACTGATGGGCGGAATTTTCTGAAGGTGAAACTGAATGTTAACCGCAAAGAGTACACGGTCGCCGTCCCGCCCGATACCCCGCTTTTGTGGGTAATTCGGGATGAGATTGGTCTCACCGGAACAAAGTACGGTTGCGGCATATCGGTCTGCGGCGCCTGTACCGTGCATGTGGATGGCAAGGCGGTGCGGTCCTGCCGAACTCATGTTTCGGATGTAGTGGAAAAGGAGATCACGACGATCGAGGGGCTTTCCGCGGACGGGAATCACCCGGTTCAGAAGGCGTGGATCGAGGAGGATGTCCCGCAGTGCGGATACTGCCATTCCGGCCAGATAATGACCGCCGCTGCCCTTTTAGCGGAGAATCCAGCGCCATCGGACGAGGACATAGACGTGGCCATGTCCAACAACATTTGTCGGTGCGGAACCTATCAGCGCATCCGTAGCGCCATTCACAGAGCGTCGGCGATGACGACTGAAGGAGAGCTGAAAAAATGA
- a CDS encoding pirin family protein, giving the protein MRKIRKVLKSKPTIEGAGVHLHRVFGFTHVPMFDPFLLLDDFRSDYPENYIKGFPWHPHRGIETITYVIRGDVEHGDSMGNQGVISAGDIQWMTAGSGIIHQEMPKGDSGGRMYGFQLWANLPRSHKMMDPRYRDVKSGQAPEVLLENGARVRAICGQMGDRQSPVRDIITDPEYLDVTVPPGSEFIHPTKRGHTVFAYVIDGKGCFCNEKKPFSYEIEGTNYFDMQANPFISNRSLVLFGDGDQVMVSTESDAVRFLLISGRPIGEPVAWYGPIVMNTQDELRIAFEEYNNGEFIKHKRS; this is encoded by the coding sequence ATGAGAAAGATCAGAAAGGTCCTAAAGAGTAAACCCACGATAGAAGGAGCGGGGGTTCACCTTCACCGGGTTTTTGGATTCACCCATGTCCCGATGTTCGATCCGTTTCTCCTCCTGGATGATTTTCGCTCAGACTATCCTGAAAACTACATCAAGGGTTTCCCCTGGCATCCGCATCGCGGGATTGAGACAATTACGTATGTGATCCGGGGGGACGTAGAACATGGTGACAGCATGGGCAATCAGGGTGTCATATCCGCGGGCGACATACAATGGATGACCGCCGGTAGCGGCATCATACACCAGGAGATGCCTAAAGGAGACTCAGGCGGCCGGATGTACGGATTCCAATTATGGGCCAATCTACCGAGGTCTCACAAGATGATGGACCCACGCTACCGTGACGTCAAAAGCGGACAGGCGCCGGAAGTATTGCTTGAGAATGGCGCGCGGGTCAGAGCGATATGCGGCCAGATGGGCGACAGGCAGAGTCCGGTTCGCGATATAATCACCGACCCGGAATATCTTGATGTAACAGTCCCGCCCGGATCGGAATTCATTCATCCTACCAAGCGAGGCCACACCGTATTCGCTTACGTAATCGACGGCAAGGGTTGCTTCTGCAATGAAAAGAAACCGTTTTCCTACGAGATTGAGGGGACCAATTATTTTGACATGCAGGCAAACCCGTTCATAAGCAACCGCAGCCTGGTCCTCTTCGGGGACGGCGACCAGGTGATGGTCTCTACGGAGAGTGACGCCGTCAGATTTCTCCTAATATCGGGTAGACCAATCGGTGAACCTGTGGCCTGGTATGGACCGATCGTGATGAACACACAGGATGAACTGAGAATCGCGTTCGAAGAATACAACAATGGCGAATTCATTAAACACAAAAGATCGTAA
- a CDS encoding potassium channel family protein gives MKILVALLGGSLLLLVLWDAFETIILPRRVTRRFRLTRLFFRYTWLAYSAIGSSLFSAKRREGFFSFYGPLSLLSLVGVWALSLIISFGCLQWASGAGLHTPDGQQSFITDLYLSGTTFFTLGLGDVSPRTTLSRLLVVLEGGMGFAFLALIIGYVPPLNQSFSRREVGISLLDARAGSPPTAAELLLRHRDTDGMQALQELLHEWELWSAEFLEIHLSYPVLAYFRSQHDNQSWLAALTTILDTTSLVVTGVDGACQRQAQRTFAMARHAVVDLAIIFHTPPLQSARNRLSATGLVHLRSILAASGLKLSEGDAADQKLTELRHMYEPYIYSLSRYFRITLPPWMHEVAHRDNWQMSVWGPRSRSSRKRDTGHF, from the coding sequence ATGAAAATCCTGGTTGCCTTACTCGGAGGGAGCCTCCTGCTACTCGTCCTATGGGACGCTTTTGAAACAATCATCCTTCCCCGACGTGTAACTCGCCGATTTCGCCTTACCCGTCTCTTTTTTCGGTATACCTGGCTAGCCTATTCCGCTATTGGTTCATCTCTGTTCTCAGCAAAGCGTAGAGAAGGCTTCTTCAGCTTCTATGGTCCTCTCTCGCTGCTCTCGCTGGTAGGAGTGTGGGCGCTCAGTCTTATAATCAGCTTCGGGTGTCTGCAGTGGGCCTCAGGAGCAGGACTCCACACCCCGGATGGTCAGCAGAGTTTTATTACGGACCTTTATCTGAGTGGCACGACCTTTTTTACTCTGGGGCTAGGGGATGTTTCCCCTCGCACTACACTCTCGAGACTCCTCGTTGTCCTGGAAGGAGGAATGGGATTCGCTTTTCTGGCTTTGATCATCGGGTATGTGCCTCCACTAAATCAATCCTTTTCCCGCCGAGAGGTTGGTATTTCCCTGCTGGACGCACGCGCCGGCTCACCTCCGACCGCAGCGGAACTTTTACTCCGACACCGGGACACTGACGGAATGCAGGCGCTGCAGGAACTTCTCCACGAGTGGGAGCTTTGGTCAGCCGAGTTCCTCGAGATCCACCTGTCTTATCCGGTGCTTGCGTACTTTCGTTCACAGCATGACAATCAGTCCTGGCTTGCGGCTCTCACAACCATCCTGGACACTACTTCGCTGGTTGTGACCGGCGTGGATGGGGCCTGTCAGCGTCAGGCCCAACGGACTTTTGCCATGGCGCGACACGCTGTTGTGGACCTGGCAATAATTTTTCACACTCCGCCGCTCCAGTCGGCCCGGAATCGGCTTTCTGCAACCGGCCTGGTCCATTTACGATCTATTTTGGCGGCCTCCGGCTTGAAGCTTAGCGAAGGAGACGCCGCCGACCAAAAGCTTACGGAGCTGCGCCACATGTATGAACCCTACATTTACTCGCTTTCCAGGTATTTTCGAATAACCCTTCCACCCTGGATGCATGAGGTCGCGCATCGTGACAACTGGCAGATGAGTGTATGGGGGCCGCGTTCACGTTCATCTCGCAAACGCGATACAGGGCATTTCTAG
- a CDS encoding amidohydrolase: MEPDSILHNAKIATNGLPSFVEAIAIKDGKISAVGTGDEILRLRGPATKVIDVGGRTVIPGLNDSHMHPIRGGLNYNMELRWDGAPSLVDALRMLKDQAARTPAPQWVRVIGGWTEFQFAERRMPTLDEINRVAPDTPVFVLHLYDRAILNGAALRAVGYTRDTPEPPGGEIQRDKRGAPTGLLIARPNAMILYSTLAMGPKLSREDQMNSTRQFMRELNRFGITSVIDAGGGFQNYPDDYGVIDELHKRDELTVRFAYNLFTQKPDQELSDFQRWTQMTRPGLGDDFYRMNGAGEMLVFSAADFEDFLEPRPEMPPVMEAELKEVIRHLAENRWPFRLHATYNETISRALKVYEEVNREVPFDGLHWFFDHCETISDHNIERVKALGGGIAVQDRMAFQGEYFVDRYGEKQAQRTPPIRRMLELGVPVGAGTDATRVSSYNPFIALYWLITGKTIGGAALYPESNRLDRMEALRLYTVGSSWFSSEESKKGSIAPGQLADLCVLSSDYFSIPEERIKQLESVLTIVGGRVVFAADEFQRLGPPPLPVSPDWSPVKAYGGYAGTGATQTKSGAHTGDHSHAVGTHAHRWILGDSGLWALGCDCFAF, encoded by the coding sequence ATGGAGCCCGACAGCATACTTCATAACGCCAAGATAGCCACAAATGGCTTACCGTCGTTCGTCGAAGCGATCGCTATCAAGGACGGCAAGATCAGCGCCGTCGGAACCGGTGATGAGATTCTACGGCTGCGTGGGCCCGCGACGAAAGTGATTGACGTCGGGGGTAGAACAGTTATCCCTGGGCTGAACGACTCCCACATGCATCCAATTCGAGGCGGGCTTAACTACAACATGGAGTTGCGTTGGGACGGAGCGCCATCGTTAGTGGACGCTTTGCGCATGCTGAAGGATCAGGCGGCAAGGACGCCGGCGCCGCAGTGGGTCCGGGTGATCGGAGGGTGGACAGAGTTCCAGTTCGCGGAGCGCCGAATGCCGACTTTGGATGAGATCAACCGGGTCGCTCCCGACACGCCGGTTTTTGTGCTGCATCTATATGACCGGGCGATTCTTAACGGGGCCGCATTGCGCGCCGTCGGTTATACCAGGGACACTCCCGAGCCCCCTGGCGGCGAGATTCAGCGAGATAAACGCGGCGCCCCCACGGGGCTGCTCATAGCACGCCCGAACGCCATGATTCTGTATTCCACGCTAGCCATGGGGCCGAAGCTATCGCGCGAGGACCAGATGAACTCGACCCGTCAGTTCATGCGCGAGCTCAACCGCTTCGGCATTACAAGCGTCATCGACGCCGGCGGCGGTTTTCAGAATTACCCGGACGACTACGGGGTCATCGACGAACTTCATAAGCGAGATGAGTTAACCGTCCGCTTCGCATACAACCTGTTCACACAAAAGCCCGACCAGGAGTTGTCAGACTTCCAGCGATGGACGCAGATGACACGGCCCGGGTTGGGCGACGACTTCTACCGGATGAACGGCGCCGGCGAGATGCTCGTCTTCTCGGCGGCCGATTTCGAAGACTTCCTTGAGCCACGCCCGGAAATGCCACCCGTGATGGAGGCCGAACTCAAGGAGGTCATCCGTCATCTCGCCGAGAACCGTTGGCCGTTCCGCCTCCACGCCACGTACAACGAGACGATCTCGCGCGCCTTAAAAGTATATGAAGAAGTAAATCGCGAAGTTCCATTCGACGGTCTTCACTGGTTTTTCGACCATTGTGAGACGATCTCCGACCATAACATCGAGCGCGTCAAGGCGCTAGGCGGTGGCATCGCAGTGCAAGACCGGATGGCGTTCCAGGGCGAATATTTCGTCGATCGATACGGAGAAAAACAGGCGCAACGAACCCCGCCCATCAGGCGGATGCTCGAGTTGGGTGTCCCGGTCGGCGCGGGCACAGACGCAACGAGGGTCTCAAGCTACAACCCCTTCATCGCGCTGTACTGGCTCATCACCGGCAAAACCATTGGGGGCGCTGCGCTCTATCCCGAGAGCAACCGGCTCGACCGCATGGAAGCGCTTCGCCTCTACACAGTCGGCAGCAGTTGGTTCTCCTCCGAGGAGAGCAAAAAAGGCTCAATCGCGCCGGGGCAATTGGCCGATCTTTGTGTTCTATCCTCCGACTACTTTTCGATACCGGAAGAGCGGATCAAACAGCTCGAATCGGTACTGACCATCGTCGGAGGCCGTGTTGTGTTCGCCGCGGACGAGTTCCAGCGCTTGGGGCCACCGCCACTGCCCGTCAGTCCCGACTGGTCGCCGGTTAAAGCTTACGGCGGGTACGCCGGAACAGGAGCCACGCAGACGAAATCGGGGGCGCATACAGGCGACCACAGCCACGCGGTTGGGACACATGCGCACAGGTGGATACTTGGCGATTCCGGTCTGTGGGCCCTGGGCTGTGATTGCTTCGCCTTCTAG
- a CDS encoding hydrolase, with amino-acid sequence MSQNKGRAKRSEKGLLTPDNCVVALIDFQPQMLFGVSNFDRQTIINNTVALSKAAEVFDVPVILTTVETKSFSGNLWPQIQAVFPDQTPIERSTMNSWDDRNFVSAVERIGKKKIVLAGLWTETCVALPTVQALHDGYEVYVVEDCCGDVSALAHENAMKRVIQAGASPVTFLSVMLEWQRDWAERDTYDAVMDIVKNHCGAYGVGVEYAYTMVHGAPATKFPEYIVPTAATGHK; translated from the coding sequence ATGTCCCAAAACAAGGGTCGAGCGAAACGAAGCGAAAAAGGCCTGTTAACCCCTGACAACTGCGTTGTCGCCCTGATCGATTTCCAGCCTCAAATGCTCTTTGGCGTTTCCAATTTTGACCGTCAAACGATCATTAACAACACCGTCGCGCTCTCAAAAGCCGCTGAGGTTTTCGATGTCCCTGTTATCCTCACCACGGTTGAAACCAAGAGTTTCAGCGGGAACCTCTGGCCTCAGATTCAGGCTGTCTTCCCTGACCAGACGCCTATCGAACGTTCCACTATGAACTCCTGGGACGACAGGAACTTTGTTTCCGCTGTTGAGAGGATCGGCAAGAAAAAGATCGTATTGGCCGGACTATGGACTGAAACCTGTGTGGCTCTTCCGACTGTGCAGGCCCTTCATGACGGGTATGAAGTTTATGTTGTCGAAGATTGCTGCGGCGACGTTAGCGCTCTCGCTCACGAAAACGCCATGAAGCGAGTGATTCAGGCCGGAGCCTCGCCCGTAACCTTCCTCTCCGTGATGCTTGAGTGGCAGCGTGATTGGGCGGAACGCGACACGTATGACGCTGTCATGGACATCGTCAAGAACCATTGCGGGGCGTACGGCGTTGGGGTGGAGTATGCGTACACGATGGTTCACGGGGCGCCGGCGACGAAGTTTCCTGAATACATCGTTCCGACTGCGGCCACTGGACACAAGTAA
- a CDS encoding response regulator — translation MNSPTKVVGDVQTRINRFILLIAAFWTIVILAVAGLQYRAAYSSAMATARAGLFHSYNKELVFRSWSARHGGVYVTVTPDTPPNPYLANIPERDIITPSGKQLTLMNGAYMTRQVQELGEKKFGHKVHTTSLKPLRPENAPDEWEREVLLDFERGKKEAFSLAPIGNETYLRLMLPHVVEPDCLKCHINQGYKVGDIIGGISTSTPWKPVEKTLFAQIRNETIAYGGIWLLGILGLALGRSSIKHQFSERKEAEVRLHSAFKLQAQFLDTAATAIFTIDTARIITGVNDELLRITGFDKEDVVGKPCDFILGEPCDRVCPLFGPDSRERMFRQQCTLKTRDGNQRIILKNSSITKNDSGIAVGCVESFVDITDLIEARSSAEKASLAKSQFLANMSHQIRTPLNGVIGMVDLSLGTELNEEQREYMETAKISADSLLTLINDILDFSKIEAGKLELVPIDFSLRDCIANTLTTLAVIAHKKGLELIYEIPAEVPDYVTGDPGRLRQILVNLVGNAIKFTETGEVSVRTQLESETDSEICLQFTITDTGIGIPVHKQEKIFDSFEQADGSTTREYGGTGLGLAVSTQLIRMMGGTIWVQSDVGRGSVFRFTVNLGLQAQPSGMFISFESSSLMDVPVLVVDDNATNRRVLTQMLASWNMKPVSVDGAGAALVEMKLAYDRGTPYPVVLIDYMMPDTDGFELAAQIKGDPNLKESILIMLTSAGERGHAARCVELGIAAYLMKPVRQSELFDIVCSSLHETGSGKTSASLLTRHAIRESKRRLKVLLAEDNPVNQKLATRLLEKMGHSVTVVENGRLALAAFLKDQFDVILMDIQMPEMDGFEALAAIRKIEKSQDGKHIHVIAMTAHAMAGDRERCLEGGMDGYISKPINVKELVEAMENLPPNNQMIS, via the coding sequence ATGAACTCTCCTACCAAAGTTGTTGGCGATGTGCAGACACGTATAAACCGGTTTATCCTCCTGATAGCCGCATTCTGGACCATAGTCATCCTGGCTGTCGCCGGGCTCCAGTATCGCGCAGCCTATTCATCAGCAATGGCTACCGCACGCGCAGGTCTGTTCCACAGCTACAACAAGGAACTGGTTTTCCGTAGTTGGTCCGCGCGCCACGGTGGAGTTTACGTCACTGTTACCCCAGATACCCCACCGAATCCTTACCTGGCCAATATTCCCGAAAGAGATATTATAACGCCATCAGGGAAACAGCTTACCCTGATGAATGGCGCCTACATGACCCGTCAGGTCCAGGAACTGGGAGAAAAGAAGTTTGGCCACAAAGTGCATACCACAAGCCTCAAACCGCTCAGACCGGAGAACGCGCCCGACGAATGGGAAAGAGAGGTTTTGCTGGATTTCGAGCGAGGGAAAAAGGAAGCGTTTTCCCTCGCTCCCATCGGTAATGAAACATATTTACGGCTCATGCTCCCGCATGTAGTGGAGCCGGATTGCCTAAAGTGTCACATCAATCAGGGATATAAAGTTGGGGATATTATTGGCGGAATAAGCACATCAACACCGTGGAAGCCTGTCGAGAAAACTTTGTTCGCGCAGATACGCAATGAAACTATAGCGTATGGGGGAATATGGTTGCTGGGAATCCTGGGGCTGGCTCTCGGGCGCAGCAGTATAAAACACCAGTTCTCAGAGCGAAAAGAAGCTGAAGTCAGGCTCCATAGCGCTTTCAAGCTGCAAGCCCAATTCCTGGACACCGCGGCTACCGCCATATTCACCATCGACACCGCCAGGATCATCACAGGGGTGAATGATGAATTGTTAAGGATAACCGGTTTCGACAAGGAAGATGTGGTGGGAAAACCCTGTGATTTTATATTGGGCGAGCCGTGCGACAGGGTATGTCCGTTGTTTGGTCCTGATTCCAGAGAGCGGATGTTCAGACAGCAGTGCACGCTGAAAACCAGGGACGGCAATCAGCGAATCATATTGAAAAACTCAAGTATTACCAAGAACGATTCCGGAATTGCGGTGGGTTGTGTCGAGTCCTTTGTGGACATTACCGATCTTATCGAAGCCCGCAGCTCGGCCGAAAAGGCCAGTCTGGCAAAAAGCCAGTTCCTGGCTAACATGAGCCACCAAATCCGGACACCGTTGAACGGTGTCATTGGTATGGTAGACCTCTCTTTAGGCACTGAGTTGAATGAAGAACAGCGGGAGTACATGGAGACGGCAAAGATATCGGCCGACTCACTGCTCACCCTGATAAACGACATTCTGGACTTTTCCAAGATCGAAGCGGGCAAACTCGAACTCGTGCCAATCGATTTCAGCCTGAGGGACTGCATAGCCAACACGCTGACGACTCTCGCGGTCATCGCTCACAAGAAGGGGCTCGAACTGATTTACGAGATCCCTGCCGAAGTTCCGGATTATGTAACCGGAGATCCGGGGCGTCTCCGACAAATCCTTGTGAATCTGGTCGGGAACGCTATCAAGTTCACCGAAACGGGCGAGGTATCGGTTCGTACCCAACTGGAATCGGAAACCGACTCTGAAATATGTCTGCAGTTCACCATCACAGACACGGGCATCGGAATTCCTGTACACAAGCAGGAGAAGATTTTCGACTCATTTGAGCAGGCCGACGGTTCCACCACGAGAGAATATGGTGGGACAGGACTGGGCCTTGCCGTTTCCACTCAGCTTATCCGAATGATGGGTGGGACGATATGGGTTCAAAGTGATGTTGGCCGGGGTAGCGTGTTCCGTTTCACTGTTAATCTGGGATTACAGGCCCAACCTTCGGGCATGTTTATTTCCTTCGAATCTTCGAGTCTGATGGATGTTCCTGTACTCGTGGTTGACGACAACGCTACCAACCGCCGCGTGCTGACGCAGATGCTGGCGAGCTGGAACATGAAGCCAGTTTCCGTGGATGGCGCCGGCGCCGCTTTAGTAGAGATGAAACTCGCTTACGACAGAGGTACGCCCTACCCTGTAGTTCTTATCGATTATATGATGCCCGACACTGATGGATTTGAGTTGGCCGCACAGATTAAAGGCGATCCGAATCTCAAAGAATCGATTCTGATCATGCTTACCTCTGCCGGAGAACGGGGCCATGCCGCCAGGTGTGTCGAACTGGGCATAGCCGCGTATCTGATGAAACCAGTGCGGCAGTCGGAATTGTTCGACATTGTCTGCTCGTCGTTGCACGAGACCGGCTCCGGAAAAACCAGCGCCTCGCTATTGACCCGACATGCGATCAGAGAAAGTAAAAGACGTTTGAAAGTTCTTCTTGCGGAGGACAATCCTGTCAATCAAAAATTAGCCACCAGATTGCTGGAGAAGATGGGACACAGCGTTACGGTGGTGGAAAACGGTCGGCTTGCGTTAGCAGCCTTTCTGAAGGATCAATTCGACGTAATATTGATGGACATTCAAATGCCCGAGATGGATGGGTTCGAAGCTCTTGCCGCAATCAGGAAAATAGAAAAGTCTCAGGATGGTAAACATATTCACGTTATAGCCATGACTGCGCACGCCATGGCAGGTGATCGTGAACGGTGCCTCGAAGGGGGCATGGACGGTTATATATCAAAGCCCATCAACGTTAAAGAACTCGTCGAAGCTATGGAGAATCTCCCACCGAACAACCAGATGATAAGTTAG
- a CDS encoding Hsp20/alpha crystallin family protein, producing MRTLIPWRWKEGQSGPDNMLTEFKKKGNDLFNRAYGSSRWLPAFHFTRGFTPSFDVYETDEDIIVKAELPGVDPKEVEVNLTGSILTVKGEKKEERGEKTANMHRIERSFGSFSRSVTLSGEVKEDQIEATFKDGVLNLKLPKAESSKKRSIKIDIKSI from the coding sequence ATGCGTACTCTAATTCCGTGGAGATGGAAAGAGGGGCAGAGCGGTCCTGATAATATGCTTACCGAATTCAAAAAGAAGGGCAACGACCTATTCAACCGAGCCTATGGCAGTTCGAGGTGGTTGCCTGCATTTCACTTTACTCGTGGTTTTACCCCCTCATTTGATGTTTACGAGACTGACGAAGACATAATTGTTAAAGCAGAATTGCCTGGGGTAGACCCGAAAGAAGTTGAAGTTAACCTAACGGGGTCAATACTTACAGTCAAGGGTGAAAAGAAGGAAGAGCGTGGAGAAAAGACAGCGAATATGCATAGAATTGAAAGGTCTTTTGGTAGTTTCTCACGTTCCGTAACCCTGTCTGGTGAAGTCAAAGAGGACCAAATAGAGGCTACTTTTAAAGATGGGGTGTTGAACCTGAAACTACCCAAGGCTGAATCAAGCAAGAAACGCTCAATCAAGATTGATATTAAATCGATTTAA
- a CDS encoding isoprenylcysteine carboxylmethyltransferase family protein yields MLNNLVDKMVEASGKPRSLIYKSVVIIVGASLFVVIIPLLLLLASCGIEEYLLTHRLRILQVIFGFLCLAYGFFLLAWSVVSEVKTGKGTPVPIAPTQKLIIDGPYRKRRNPMLLGAVIYCLGVGTILESITIGLLMSFLILILGTCYSKFIEEKELRKRFGQEYEEYREKTPFLISNF; encoded by the coding sequence ATGCTTAATAATCTAGTTGACAAAATGGTTGAAGCCTCTGGAAAACCAAGGTCCTTAATCTACAAATCAGTCGTTATAATAGTTGGGGCCTCTCTCTTTGTCGTCATAATTCCTCTTCTTCTCTTACTAGCCAGTTGCGGAATTGAAGAATACTTGCTAACCCATCGGCTAAGAATATTGCAGGTTATCTTTGGGTTCCTGTGCCTAGCTTATGGATTCTTTCTATTAGCCTGGTCCGTTGTTTCTGAGGTTAAAACAGGAAAGGGAACTCCGGTTCCTATTGCTCCTACTCAAAAACTAATTATAGATGGTCCTTACCGAAAACGCCGGAATCCAATGCTACTTGGAGCAGTAATTTATTGTTTGGGTGTGGGGACTATTTTAGAGTCCATCACCATTGGGTTGCTTATGTCTTTTCTAATTCTCATTCTCGGAACTTGCTACAGTAAATTTATTGAAGAAAAAGAATTGCGGAAGAGGTTTGGACAGGAATATGAAGAATATAGAGAGAAAACACCATTTCTGATTTCTAATTTTTGA
- a CDS encoding STAS domain-containing protein, whose protein sequence is MNVEHIDGVTIISTEDRLDSLDGPKLKDVIKGLAQKPGLKVVIDMGNTLFLDSSGCGGLVSSLNTLLNNNGEMKIARPTPRVIEILQLTRLHRVFQIYDSIESAIKSFH, encoded by the coding sequence ATGAATGTCGAACATATAGATGGAGTAACAATTATAAGCACGGAAGACAGATTGGATAGCCTTGATGGTCCAAAACTGAAGGATGTAATAAAGGGGTTGGCTCAAAAACCGGGCCTCAAGGTGGTCATAGACATGGGAAATACCTTATTTCTTGACAGTTCCGGTTGCGGTGGGCTTGTGTCATCCCTAAATACTCTACTTAATAATAATGGAGAAATGAAAATTGCCCGACCTACCCCCAGAGTTATAGAGATTTTACAGCTAACCCGGCTTCATAGAGTGTTCCAAATTTACGATTCCATTGAAAGTGCCATAAAGTCATTCCATTGA
- a CDS encoding integration host factor subunit alpha produces the protein MALTKMDIATKIADDCGFSKGEALQIVDKLLDMIKNSLIQGEDVMISGFGKWAVKAKKPRKGRNPFTGATLILDARTVITWKYSPVLKKSVNIPS, from the coding sequence ATGGCGTTGACCAAAATGGATATTGCAACAAAGATAGCGGATGATTGTGGTTTCTCGAAAGGAGAGGCCCTTCAGATTGTGGACAAACTCCTTGATATGATAAAAAATTCCTTGATACAGGGGGAAGATGTCATGATTTCGGGATTTGGCAAATGGGCTGTTAAGGCAAAGAAACCTCGTAAAGGCCGTAATCCTTTTACAGGAGCGACGTTAATCCTAGATGCTCGTACTGTCATTACATGGAAATACTCACCGGTTCTTAAAAAATCTGTAAATATACCCTCCTAG
- a CDS encoding helix-turn-helix domain-containing protein has translation MRKTFQYRAELSPSTEKRLNDWLSLCRDLYNACIEQRRDAWERCGKRVDWVKQSSELVVLKAEFPQYKGSDRYDSFTFPDTQWWSLDGRNVVIKKIGRLKLQLSRPIEGNIKTVTVKRSVSNRKKAQLAVAKCHEKITNQRKDFITETARQYVHDYGLVMDRDILAAKNILRAGQVLQAITGPLGAVA, from the coding sequence ATGCGTAAGACCTTTCAATATAGAGCGGAACTCAGCCCATCAACGGAAAAAAGACTAAACGATTGGTTGTCGCTCTGTAGGGATCTATATAACGCTTGCATAGAGCAACGTAGAGACGCTTGGGAGAGATGTGGCAAGCGTGTAGATTGGGTCAAACAGTCAAGCGAGTTAGTTGTTTTAAAGGCTGAGTTTCCACAATACAAAGGTAGTGATCGCTACGACTCTTTTACCTTTCCCGACACACAATGGTGGTCTCTAGATGGCCGTAACGTTGTCATCAAAAAAATTGGGAGATTGAAATTACAACTATCCCGACCTATCGAGGGTAACATAAAGACCGTAACGGTTAAGCGCTCCGTCTCAAATAGGAAGAAAGCACAACTTGCAGTCGCTAAATGCCACGAGAAGATCACTAATCAGCGGAAAGATTTCATCACAGAGACGGCACGTCAGTATGTCCATGATTACGGTCTTGTAATGGACAGAGATATTCTAGCAGCCAAGAATATTTTAAGGGCCGGGCAGGTCCTTCAGGCGATAACCGGACCGTTAGGCGCGGTTGCCTAA